One Persicobacter psychrovividus DNA window includes the following coding sequences:
- a CDS encoding patatin-like phospholipase family protein produces MSKNVALVLGSGGARGLAHIGVLEALLDHGFNITSIAGSSIGAVIGGCYARGKMREGKAWFAALDKFDLFNLIDFTFSKQGLVKGDRLFDNLKEIIGDKLIDDLYIPYIAVATDIQQNKEVVFRHGSLLTAMRASVAIPSFITPFFYHGRELIDGGVTNPLPINRIHRFPKDICIAVDINANIPYTPVISQSLPPQELFGSDSYEKNMRSFISFFNKTADKKVVKMAETIGFLDIINRSFDIMQDQISAHIIQTHPPDVLIQVSRKACGTLDFYKIDEMIAHGREATEKALREKKLI; encoded by the coding sequence ATGAGTAAAAATGTCGCTTTAGTTCTTGGGAGTGGTGGTGCGCGTGGCTTGGCACACATCGGTGTGCTTGAGGCCTTGCTGGATCACGGCTTTAATATCACCTCTATTGCAGGTTCCTCAATTGGTGCTGTCATTGGGGGATGTTATGCCCGAGGCAAAATGCGCGAAGGAAAAGCGTGGTTTGCCGCCCTGGATAAATTTGACCTTTTCAATCTGATCGATTTCACTTTTTCAAAACAAGGACTGGTAAAAGGCGACCGACTTTTTGACAATCTGAAAGAGATTATTGGTGACAAGCTCATTGATGATTTATACATCCCTTACATTGCAGTCGCTACGGATATTCAGCAAAATAAAGAAGTGGTCTTCAGGCATGGGAGTTTACTTACCGCAATGCGTGCCTCAGTAGCGATTCCCTCGTTTATTACCCCATTTTTCTATCATGGCAGGGAACTGATTGATGGTGGTGTAACAAACCCACTACCGATCAACCGGATCCATCGGTTCCCAAAAGATATCTGTATCGCAGTGGACATCAATGCCAACATCCCTTACACACCCGTGATCAGCCAAAGCCTGCCACCACAAGAGCTGTTCGGCTCCGACTCCTATGAGAAAAATATGCGTTCTTTTATCTCTTTCTTCAATAAAACAGCCGACAAGAAGGTGGTGAAGATGGCCGAAACAATCGGTTTTTTGGATATCATCAATCGATCTTTTGACATCATGCAAGATCAGATTTCTGCACACATCATTCAAACTCACCCACCAGATGTGTTGATACAGGTCTCCCGAAAAGCTTGTGGTACCCTGGATTTTTATAAAATTGATGAAATGATTGCCCATGGCCGTGAGGCGACAGAAAAGGCATTACGCGAAAAAAAACTGATTTAA
- a CDS encoding WG repeat-containing protein, which yields MSFIRILFILVFVLGSYRFAVADNFQVVTKQNKVGLIDAQGNQIIPAKYDQLGWSEKNVALVTPNSLIGYQEAGLWGVLNLKDVKIVPAKFNSIYPVGQKGLLLASYRDKFSLQQKYGLLNDKGKVSVDFRFVNLWALDEKDHYLARQEIGSDVFYGIIDDHGRALLPFQYPNIQKLGDDRLVVKNTDGEVALATFEGKLLTNFAFDSLKLSVGPALVAYKNGAVGLLTKEGTVTVPVEKKSIQWELDHWKMEPFADLTLLSDQNKVQKKYMGDSLSPISETRAILHRNNADQVVSSGSMSSSIVYPHLVPVNSNLLVARKQDKLALVTVEGEQLTRFRFDSVFVKEDFVVLSRNKNSISIFSATGVKLSASYKGLKILNNGMWAFQQGKYWGVTDSTNKPVIYARYDDVIEVHQGQFLVKYLNKFGVINRKEEWIVRPRPTPIQWAHGMWFSKDQFGSKLTNTNGDEVYFTFNALTTHPLGFIERGNNQKIGLIDTAGRKTFFVDYDSLVDLTHGKYAIYRGGLAALLDDSGKVVIPFSRGVHHYATFGEDFIGAKLDDQYGFIDMHGTLRLANRYDHAGAYMQDRAPVNIKGGWGFMNRKEEIVLQPNYDAVKPYENGLAMVQKDGLWGVVDLNGQELVKPLYPEMERMNTGGFLVKLNGKYGYINNKGSLRLTPKFDLIKPLTSNRLLTCRRGKYGVISSGGLDVIPMIYQGIRYDARSKQFIARQQRSFLWKKP from the coding sequence GTGAGTTTTATAAGAATACTGTTCATATTGGTTTTTGTGTTAGGGAGTTACCGTTTCGCTGTTGCGGACAATTTTCAGGTGGTGACCAAACAAAATAAGGTCGGATTGATTGACGCGCAGGGCAATCAGATCATTCCTGCGAAATATGACCAATTAGGGTGGAGTGAAAAAAATGTTGCTTTGGTTACGCCAAACTCACTGATCGGTTATCAGGAAGCAGGCCTTTGGGGGGTATTAAACCTCAAGGATGTTAAGATTGTGCCTGCAAAATTCAACAGTATTTACCCCGTAGGGCAGAAAGGTCTTCTATTGGCCAGCTATCGTGATAAATTTTCCCTTCAGCAAAAATACGGCTTACTGAATGATAAAGGTAAGGTAAGTGTTGACTTCCGTTTTGTGAACCTCTGGGCCTTGGATGAAAAAGACCACTACTTAGCTCGGCAAGAGATCGGTAGCGATGTTTTTTATGGCATTATCGACGATCACGGTCGGGCACTGTTGCCTTTCCAGTATCCGAATATTCAAAAATTGGGCGACGACCGACTGGTAGTCAAAAATACCGACGGAGAAGTGGCATTGGCTACTTTTGAAGGAAAACTCTTGACGAACTTCGCCTTTGATAGTCTTAAGCTGAGCGTGGGGCCTGCTCTGGTGGCCTATAAAAATGGGGCAGTTGGTTTACTGACCAAAGAAGGAACGGTAACTGTTCCTGTAGAAAAGAAAAGTATTCAGTGGGAGCTTGATCATTGGAAGATGGAGCCTTTTGCTGACCTCACTTTGCTTTCTGACCAAAATAAGGTACAGAAAAAATACATGGGCGATAGCCTCAGTCCAATCTCTGAAACACGCGCGATATTGCACCGAAATAATGCTGATCAGGTGGTCAGTAGTGGTTCAATGAGCTCCTCTATTGTTTATCCGCATCTTGTTCCTGTAAATTCAAATTTGTTGGTTGCGCGAAAGCAAGACAAACTGGCACTTGTTACTGTAGAAGGGGAACAACTCACGCGTTTTCGGTTTGACAGTGTTTTTGTCAAAGAGGATTTTGTAGTACTGAGCAGGAATAAAAATAGCATTTCGATTTTCAGTGCTACTGGAGTAAAACTCAGTGCATCCTACAAGGGTCTGAAAATACTGAACAATGGCATGTGGGCATTTCAGCAGGGTAAATACTGGGGGGTAACGGACTCGACGAACAAACCTGTGATTTATGCGCGTTATGATGATGTGATTGAAGTGCATCAGGGGCAGTTTCTGGTGAAGTATTTAAATAAATTTGGGGTAATCAACCGTAAGGAGGAATGGATCGTCAGACCACGGCCTACGCCTATACAATGGGCACATGGCATGTGGTTTTCGAAAGATCAGTTTGGGAGTAAGCTGACCAATACCAATGGCGATGAAGTGTATTTTACCTTCAACGCCCTGACAACTCACCCACTCGGATTTATTGAGCGCGGAAACAATCAAAAAATTGGGCTTATTGATACTGCGGGCAGAAAAACATTTTTCGTGGATTATGACAGCCTTGTTGATCTCACCCACGGCAAATATGCGATATATCGTGGAGGCCTGGCCGCTCTGTTGGACGATAGCGGAAAGGTGGTCATCCCTTTTTCGCGAGGAGTGCACCATTATGCAACTTTTGGCGAGGACTTTATCGGGGCAAAGCTTGATGATCAGTATGGCTTTATTGATATGCATGGCACATTGCGACTTGCCAACCGATATGATCACGCGGGTGCATATATGCAGGATCGTGCCCCAGTAAATATCAAAGGGGGCTGGGGATTTATGAACAGGAAAGAGGAGATTGTCCTTCAGCCCAATTACGATGCCGTGAAGCCTTATGAAAATGGGTTGGCGATGGTTCAGAAAGATGGACTTTGGGGTGTGGTTGATTTGAATGGGCAGGAGCTCGTCAAGCCCTTATACCCCGAAATGGAACGCATGAATACGGGTGGTTTTCTGGTGAAGCTGAATGGGAAGTATGGTTACATTAACAATAAAGGGAGTTTACGTCTGACCCCAAAGTTTGATTTGATTAAGCCATTGACCAGCAACAGGCTGCTGACCTGCCGTCGGGGTAAATATGGCGTGATCAGCAGTGGAGGCCTTGATGTGATCCCGATGATTTATCAGGGCATTCGTTATGATGCACGCTCGAAGCAGTTCATCGCACGGCAACAGCGATCATTTTTATGGAAAAAACCTTAA
- the htpG gene encoding molecular chaperone HtpG, with the protein MQEKGSISIHTENIFPIIKKFLYSDHEIFLRELVSNAVDASQKLQKLSTIGEFTGELGDLTVRVAVDKEAKTITIQDRGIGMTSEEVKKYINQIAFSGATEFVEKYKETGEEGSLIGMFGLGFYSAFMVAKEVDIITKSHTGGAATKWTCDGSTSYEISEVEKAERGTEVVLHVADDSVEFLEEFRLRQILDKYCKFLPIPIAFGTDTETVKDEEGNPVKDEKGEDKTIEKEHVINADAPIWVKSPSDLKDEDYLEFYKKMYPMGEDPLFWIHLNVDYPFNLTGVLYFPKVKNDFDINKNKIHLYSRQVFITDEVKDIVPEFLQLLHGIIDSPDIPLNVSRSFLQSDGNVKKISNYITKKVADKLNEQFRNDRENYEQKWESIGLFVKYGMISDEKFYDKAKKFALMESTDGKFRTTEEYKEQFAATQTDKDGNLVVLYATDLDEQFAFIDAAKQKGYDVVKMDTMIDNHFINGVEQKLEKTTFKRVDADVVDKLIDKDEKKESVLSEDESKSVKELYEQVVDDKSYTVSVDSLGTDDLPVIITRPEFMRRMKDMQANGGGGMMMMGGMPDMFNLSVNANHGIIQKILKSTDEAEKANLAKQAIDLAKLSQNMLKGEDLTNFIKRSVNIVLED; encoded by the coding sequence ATGCAAGAGAAAGGTTCAATTTCTATCCATACCGAGAATATTTTCCCAATTATCAAGAAGTTCTTGTACTCAGATCATGAGATCTTTTTGAGAGAGTTGGTGTCCAATGCAGTTGATGCATCTCAAAAGCTCCAAAAATTGAGCACGATCGGAGAGTTTACTGGTGAATTAGGTGACTTGACAGTTCGCGTAGCGGTTGATAAGGAAGCAAAAACGATTACAATCCAAGACCGAGGAATCGGGATGACTTCTGAGGAAGTTAAAAAATATATTAATCAGATCGCTTTTTCTGGAGCGACTGAATTTGTAGAGAAATACAAAGAAACAGGCGAAGAAGGCAGCTTGATCGGAATGTTCGGTTTAGGCTTCTACTCTGCTTTTATGGTGGCTAAAGAGGTAGACATCATCACGAAATCGCATACAGGTGGTGCTGCAACAAAATGGACTTGTGATGGCTCGACGTCTTATGAAATTTCTGAAGTAGAGAAGGCAGAGCGTGGTACCGAGGTTGTACTTCATGTAGCCGACGACTCTGTAGAGTTTTTGGAAGAGTTCCGCCTGCGTCAGATTCTTGATAAATACTGTAAATTCTTACCTATTCCGATTGCTTTCGGTACTGATACCGAAACGGTAAAAGACGAAGAGGGAAATCCTGTAAAGGATGAAAAAGGAGAAGATAAAACCATCGAGAAGGAGCATGTTATTAATGCCGATGCACCGATTTGGGTAAAATCTCCATCAGACTTGAAAGACGAGGATTACCTGGAGTTCTACAAGAAAATGTATCCAATGGGTGAAGATCCATTGTTCTGGATTCACTTGAATGTAGATTATCCATTCAATTTAACAGGGGTGTTGTATTTCCCTAAAGTGAAGAACGATTTTGATATCAACAAAAACAAAATCCACCTTTACTCGCGCCAGGTATTTATTACTGATGAGGTAAAAGATATCGTACCTGAATTTTTGCAGTTATTGCACGGAATCATCGATTCTCCAGATATTCCTTTGAACGTTTCTCGCTCTTTCTTACAGTCTGACGGTAACGTGAAAAAAATCAGTAACTACATCACTAAAAAGGTTGCTGACAAATTGAATGAGCAATTCCGCAACGATCGTGAGAACTACGAGCAAAAGTGGGAAAGCATCGGTTTGTTTGTGAAATACGGAATGATCTCTGACGAGAAGTTCTATGATAAGGCAAAGAAATTTGCTTTGATGGAATCTACTGACGGTAAATTCCGCACAACTGAGGAATACAAAGAGCAGTTTGCTGCTACACAAACGGATAAAGACGGTAATTTGGTGGTGCTTTATGCCACAGATCTTGATGAGCAATTTGCTTTTATCGATGCCGCCAAACAAAAAGGTTACGACGTGGTGAAAATGGATACCATGATCGATAACCACTTTATCAATGGTGTTGAGCAAAAGCTGGAGAAGACCACATTTAAGCGTGTAGATGCTGATGTTGTAGATAAATTGATTGACAAAGACGAAAAGAAAGAAAGTGTACTTTCTGAAGATGAGTCGAAGTCAGTAAAAGAACTTTACGAACAGGTGGTAGATGATAAAAGCTATACGGTATCGGTAGATTCTTTAGGCACCGATGACCTGCCTGTAATTATTACTCGCCCAGAATTTATGCGTCGTATGAAAGATATGCAAGCTAATGGTGGTGGCGGAATGATGATGATGGGTGGTATGCCAGACATGTTCAACTTGTCGGTAAATGCTAACCACGGAATTATCCAAAAGATTTTGAAATCTACCGATGAGGCTGAAAAGGCTAATTTGGCAAAGCAAGCGATTGACTTGGCGAAGCTTTCTCAGAACATGCTGAAAGGTGAAGACCTGACAAACTTCATCAAGAGATCAGTGAATATTGTTTTGGAAGACTAA
- the lipB gene encoding lipoyl(octanoyl) transferase LipB, translated as MNPKINKQVQFKHLGLIDYQEAWDYQEEVFKNTVDLKIANRKLEESAQKITENFLLFCEHPHVYTLGKSGKPEHLLLNDEQLKEKSATYYKINRGGDITYHGPGQIVAYPILDLENFFTDIHKYMRYMEEAVIMTCADYGIKAGRVDGLTGVWIGFEEMENPRKICAMGVKSSRWVTMHGLAFNVNTQMEYFKNIVPCGISDKAVTSLAQELNMEMDMKAVEEKLKRHLATVFEMELI; from the coding sequence ATGAATCCGAAAATAAATAAACAAGTACAATTCAAGCATTTGGGACTGATCGATTATCAGGAAGCCTGGGATTACCAGGAAGAGGTTTTTAAAAACACTGTTGACCTGAAAATTGCCAATCGGAAGCTTGAGGAGTCTGCTCAAAAAATCACCGAAAACTTCCTGCTGTTCTGTGAGCACCCACATGTTTATACTTTAGGTAAAAGCGGAAAGCCAGAACATTTGTTGCTGAATGACGAACAGCTGAAAGAAAAATCAGCAACTTACTACAAAATCAACCGTGGTGGGGATATCACTTACCATGGCCCTGGGCAGATTGTGGCGTATCCTATTCTGGACCTGGAGAACTTCTTTACCGATATCCATAAATATATGCGATATATGGAAGAGGCCGTAATTATGACTTGTGCTGATTACGGGATAAAAGCTGGTCGAGTAGATGGCCTGACAGGTGTTTGGATTGGTTTTGAGGAGATGGAAAACCCGCGTAAGATTTGTGCCATGGGCGTAAAATCCAGTCGGTGGGTAACCATGCACGGTTTGGCATTCAATGTGAATACACAAATGGAATACTTCAAAAATATTGTCCCTTGTGGTATTTCAGACAAAGCCGTTACCTCTTTGGCGCAAGAATTGAATATGGAAATGGACATGAAAGCGGTCGAAGAAAAGCTAAAGCGCCATCTTGCTACCGTATTTGAAATGGAATTAATTTAA